The Phycisphaeraceae bacterium genome has a window encoding:
- the nagB gene encoding glucosamine-6-phosphate deaminase, with translation MTPDYLTQRERIPVTVLHEPHEVSATVAREIAALIRARQAENRPCVLGLATGSTPVTVYNELVRMHREEGLSFRNVVTFNLDEYYPMQPHELQSYRRFMQEHLFDHVDIDPANIHIPDGTVPIEHVFAFCEQYERSIEQHGGVDLQLLGIGRTGHIGFNEPGSARDSRTRLITLDRITRMDAASDFFGEESVPRRAITMGVGTILKARRIVLIAFGEHKAPVIAQAVEGDVSPSVSASYLQHHPDARIYLDEAAAASLTRCRCPWVLGPMEWSDALIRKAVLWLAQTTGKPILKLTDEDYNEHHLQDLLAESGDAYDINLRIFREMHRTITGWPGGKPRTAKQPGDLDRPRDAIFPKRVLIFSPHPDDDVISMGGTLIRLVDQGHEVHVAYQTSGNIAVFDHDAIRFADFATDFNQLFGIDHQRAAEIERHIEQFLKNKTPGQVDSPEVQALKGLIRRGEARAACRSCGVPDANLHFLDMPFYETGRVRKKPLSEQDVQIIVDLLEKIQPHQVYAAGDLSDPHGTHRVCLSAIMQALERISAGSASASREVSASRDREGADVTSAPVSRDREGAGFSWFRDCEVWLYRGAWQEWEPEKIQMAVPLSPQELRRKINAIFKHQSQKDKALFPGTDQREFWQRAEQRNRATAKLYDSLGLAEYEAIEAFVRYEMAEIDRTQRTLEGHGSSLSATNTR, from the coding sequence ATGACGCCTGACTACCTCACCCAGCGCGAGCGCATTCCCGTCACCGTTCTGCACGAGCCGCACGAGGTGTCGGCCACGGTGGCGCGGGAAATTGCCGCGCTCATCCGCGCCCGGCAAGCGGAGAACCGCCCCTGCGTGCTCGGGCTGGCCACGGGGTCCACGCCCGTCACCGTGTACAACGAACTCGTCCGCATGCACCGCGAGGAGGGGCTCTCCTTCCGCAACGTCGTCACGTTCAACCTGGACGAGTACTACCCCATGCAGCCGCATGAGCTGCAGAGCTACCGGCGGTTCATGCAGGAGCACCTGTTCGACCACGTGGACATCGACCCGGCCAACATTCACATTCCCGATGGCACGGTTCCAATCGAGCACGTCTTCGCCTTCTGCGAGCAGTATGAGCGGTCGATCGAGCAGCATGGCGGCGTCGATCTGCAGCTGCTGGGCATCGGGCGCACCGGGCACATCGGCTTCAACGAGCCCGGCTCGGCCCGCGACAGCCGTACGCGGTTGATCACGCTCGACCGCATCACGCGGATGGACGCAGCCAGCGACTTCTTCGGCGAGGAGAGCGTGCCCCGTCGGGCCATCACCATGGGCGTAGGCACGATTCTCAAGGCCCGGCGGATCGTGCTGATCGCCTTCGGCGAGCACAAGGCCCCGGTGATCGCGCAGGCGGTGGAGGGCGACGTGTCGCCGTCCGTCTCGGCCAGTTACCTGCAGCATCATCCGGACGCGCGCATTTACCTGGACGAGGCCGCCGCCGCATCACTCACGCGCTGTCGCTGCCCGTGGGTGCTGGGGCCGATGGAGTGGAGCGACGCCCTCATCCGCAAGGCGGTGCTCTGGCTGGCGCAGACTACGGGCAAGCCCATTCTCAAGCTCACGGACGAGGATTACAACGAGCATCACCTGCAGGATCTGCTCGCCGAGTCGGGCGACGCCTACGACATCAACCTGCGCATCTTCCGCGAGATGCACCGCACCATCACCGGCTGGCCGGGGGGCAAACCGCGCACGGCCAAGCAGCCGGGCGACTTGGACCGCCCGCGCGACGCGATCTTTCCCAAGCGCGTGCTGATCTTCTCGCCTCACCCGGATGATGATGTCATCTCGATGGGCGGCACGCTCATCCGGCTGGTGGATCAGGGTCACGAGGTCCACGTGGCCTACCAGACTTCAGGCAACATCGCGGTCTTCGACCACGACGCCATCCGCTTCGCCGACTTCGCCACAGACTTCAACCAGCTTTTCGGCATCGACCACCAGCGGGCGGCGGAGATCGAGCGTCACATCGAGCAGTTTCTCAAGAACAAGACGCCGGGCCAGGTGGATTCGCCCGAGGTGCAGGCCCTGAAGGGATTGATCCGGCGGGGCGAAGCCCGCGCCGCCTGCCGATCGTGCGGCGTGCCGGATGCCAACCTGCACTTCCTCGACATGCCGTTCTACGAGACGGGGCGCGTGCGCAAGAAGCCGCTGTCGGAGCAGGACGTTCAGATCATCGTGGACCTGCTGGAAAAGATTCAACCCCACCAGGTGTACGCGGCGGGCGACCTGTCCGACCCGCACGGCACGCACCGGGTGTGCCTGAGTGCGATCATGCAGGCGCTGGAGCGGATCAGCGCGGGCAGCGCCTCGGCGAGCCGTGAGGTGTCAGCGAGCCGCGACCGTGAGGGAGCGGACGTCACCAGCGCCCCAGTGAGCCGCGACCGTGAGGGAGCGGGCTTCTCCTGGTTCCGCGACTGCGAAGTGTGGCTCTACCGCGGGGCGTGGCAGGAATGGGAGCCGGAGAAGATCCAGATGGCCGTGCCGCTCAGCCCGCAGGAGCTGCGGCGGAAGATCAACGCCATCTTCAAGCACCAGTCGCAGAAGGACAAGGCCCTCTTCCCCGGCACGGATCAGCGCGAGTTCTGGCAGCGGGCCGAGCAGCGCAACCGCGCCACCGCGAAGCTCTACGACTCACTCGGGCTGGCGGAGTACGAGGCCATCGAGGCGTTCGTGCGGTACGAGATGGCGGAAATCGACCGCACGCAAAGAACGCTGGAAGGGCATGGTTCATCGCTGTCCGCAACGAACACGCGATGA
- a CDS encoding dipeptidase — MPTHDLTRVLAHIDADFDAAVTRLSDLLRIPSVSTDSKHNADTRRCAEHVAADLRSIGFDAKPYPTQGHPMVVGHYPGPKGYAGPHLLYYGHYDVQPPDPLNLWTSPPFEPTIVDGPHGKRIVARGAVDDKGQVMLFIEAFRAWKKTHGELPARITVLIEGEEESGSKSLDPFLIQHKDMLTADVCIVSDTGMWDVDTPAITTRLRGLVYVEVTLHGPAMDLHSGMYGGAVANPCNDLCRILGQLINSDGVIQIPGFYDDVEELTPQQRKQWESLEFDEVEFLGGAGLKTPRGEKGRTTLERVWSRPTCDINGLYGGYTGEGAKTVIASKATAKLSCRLVPSMDPKKVYDGIKAFLEARTPPDCRWEIHPHGMSPAIRVPGDSPFVKAAARGLGRVYTNETKLIGTGGSIPLVGSIQRILGFDSLLVGFGLDDDRVHSPNEKFELTCYQRGIKSHAAMLLEFAGVRVR, encoded by the coding sequence ATGCCCACCCACGACCTCACCAGAGTCCTCGCCCACATCGACGCCGACTTCGATGCCGCCGTCACTCGCCTGAGCGACCTGCTGCGCATCCCCTCCGTCAGCACCGACAGCAAGCACAACGCCGACACCCGGCGCTGCGCCGAGCACGTGGCGGCGGACCTGCGCTCGATCGGTTTCGACGCCAAGCCCTACCCCACGCAGGGGCACCCCATGGTCGTCGGGCATTACCCGGGGCCCAAGGGCTACGCCGGGCCGCACCTGCTGTACTACGGCCACTACGACGTACAGCCGCCCGACCCGCTGAATCTGTGGACCAGCCCGCCCTTCGAGCCCACTATCGTCGATGGGCCGCACGGCAAGCGCATCGTGGCCCGCGGCGCGGTCGATGACAAAGGCCAGGTGATGCTCTTCATCGAGGCCTTCCGCGCGTGGAAGAAAACTCACGGCGAACTGCCCGCCAGGATCACCGTGCTTATCGAGGGCGAGGAGGAATCCGGCAGCAAGTCGCTCGACCCGTTCCTCATACAGCACAAGGACATGCTCACCGCCGACGTGTGCATCGTCTCCGACACCGGCATGTGGGATGTGGATACGCCCGCCATCACCACGCGCCTGCGCGGGCTGGTGTACGTGGAAGTGACGCTCCACGGCCCCGCCATGGATCTGCACTCGGGCATGTACGGCGGCGCGGTCGCCAACCCCTGCAACGACCTCTGCCGCATTCTCGGCCAGCTCATCAACAGCGACGGCGTCATCCAGATCCCCGGCTTTTACGACGACGTGGAGGAACTGACGCCCCAGCAGCGGAAGCAGTGGGAATCGCTGGAGTTCGATGAGGTGGAGTTCCTCGGCGGCGCGGGGCTCAAGACGCCGCGCGGCGAGAAGGGCCGCACCACGCTCGAACGCGTCTGGTCGCGCCCCACCTGCGACATCAACGGGCTGTACGGCGGATACACCGGCGAAGGGGCCAAGACGGTGATCGCCTCCAAGGCCACGGCCAAACTCTCGTGCCGCCTGGTGCCCTCGATGGACCCGAAGAAGGTGTACGACGGCATCAAGGCGTTCCTGGAAGCCCGCACGCCGCCCGACTGCCGCTGGGAGATTCACCCGCACGGCATGAGCCCGGCGATCCGCGTGCCGGGCGATTCGCCGTTCGTCAAGGCCGCCGCCCGCGGGCTGGGCAGGGTGTACACGAATGAGACAAAACTGATCGGCACGGGCGGGTCGATCCCGCTGGTGGGCTCGATCCAGCGGATTCTCGGCTTCGATTCACTGCTGGTGGGCTTCGGTCTGGACGACGACCGCGTACATTCGCCCAACGAGAAGTTCGAGCTGACCTGCTACCAGCGCGGCATCAAAAGCCACGCGGCGATGCTGCTGGAGTTTGCGGGGGTGAGGGTTCGATGA
- a CDS encoding DUF1573 domain-containing protein gives MMRTRPLILTCVVVGVLGSAAALVGWVTGAQGQAVRLDGDVSYDFGEIVLSDKSKLYEHTFRLVNASRGYLHVEGVTSTCGCVGVDAEPKSIAPGESLTVNVKIAVHKPGQFGQLAAMRFAGYAQPVQLTLQARVVLPEALTALIDEVVVARDTPRRIPVQYSSRSPGQSAPPQLKVLTPNGYSSTTGEWMRVSGGEAAASSRWQCELTIEAHEGDSSGDVMLEVPGADVHLTLPVRVR, from the coding sequence ATGATGCGCACCAGACCGTTGATACTCACTTGTGTTGTGGTCGGCGTCCTGGGTTCCGCGGCGGCGCTCGTCGGCTGGGTGACCGGCGCTCAAGGGCAGGCGGTCCGCCTGGACGGTGACGTGTCGTACGATTTTGGCGAGATCGTACTCAGCGACAAATCAAAGTTATACGAGCACACGTTCCGGCTCGTCAATGCATCGCGCGGGTACCTTCACGTCGAAGGCGTGACTTCCACCTGCGGATGCGTGGGTGTCGATGCGGAGCCGAAGAGCATCGCGCCGGGGGAGTCCCTGACCGTCAATGTCAAGATCGCGGTTCACAAGCCGGGGCAGTTCGGGCAACTGGCGGCCATGCGATTCGCCGGCTACGCACAGCCCGTTCAGTTGACGCTCCAAGCACGAGTCGTGCTGCCCGAGGCGCTGACTGCGCTCATTGATGAAGTTGTCGTCGCGCGCGACACGCCGCGCCGTATCCCCGTCCAGTACTCCAGTCGCAGCCCAGGTCAGAGCGCGCCCCCGCAACTGAAAGTTCTGACGCCAAACGGATACTCGTCCACAACCGGCGAATGGATGCGCGTCTCGGGCGGAGAAGCGGCTGCGTCCAGTCGGTGGCAGTGTGAGTTGACGATCGAGGCCCATGAAGGCGACAGTTCAGGCGACGTGATGCTCGAAGTTCCAGGCGCCGACGTTCACTTGACGCTGCCTGTTCGTGTTCGTTGA